In Halobaculum limi, one DNA window encodes the following:
- a CDS encoding proline dehydrogenase family protein: MIPPIASNFVAGESPGAALSHVEDLNRQGVGAILNLLGEHYHERPAADEDADAYVSLVEDLAARDLDACVSVKPSQIGLGVSDTAFEENLARIVDAAECFVWIDMEDHETTDVTLDAFERHAVETDGNVGLCVQANLKRTPDDLERLASLPGKIRLVKGAYDEPKSIAHTKKARVDEAYRDCLEFMFREFDDGVAVGSHDPKMIDYAAELHAEYGTDYEVQMLMGVREEAQVELAADGVEVNQYIPYGSKWFQYFYRRVRERKENALFALRAVLS, translated from the coding sequence ATGATACCGCCTATCGCGAGCAACTTCGTCGCGGGGGAGTCTCCAGGGGCCGCCCTGTCGCACGTCGAGGACCTGAATCGCCAGGGCGTCGGTGCCATCTTGAATCTCCTCGGGGAACATTACCACGAGCGTCCGGCCGCCGACGAGGACGCCGACGCGTACGTGTCGCTCGTCGAGGACCTCGCCGCACGCGACCTCGATGCGTGCGTGTCGGTCAAACCCTCACAGATCGGACTTGGCGTCTCTGACACCGCGTTCGAGGAGAACCTCGCGCGTATCGTGGATGCCGCCGAGTGCTTCGTCTGGATCGATATGGAGGACCACGAGACGACCGACGTAACCCTCGACGCGTTCGAGCGCCACGCAGTCGAGACCGACGGCAACGTCGGCCTGTGCGTGCAGGCGAACCTGAAGCGGACGCCCGACGACCTCGAACGACTCGCATCGCTGCCCGGAAAGATTCGGCTGGTGAAGGGCGCGTACGACGAACCGAAGTCCATCGCGCACACGAAGAAGGCTCGCGTCGACGAGGCGTACCGCGACTGCCTGGAGTTCATGTTCCGGGAGTTCGACGACGGCGTCGCCGTCGGCAGCCACGACCCGAAGATGATCGACTACGCGGCCGAGTTACACGCCGAGTACGGCACCGACTACGAGGTACAGATGCTGATGGGCGTCCGTGAGGAGGCGCAAGTGGAGTTGGCGGCCGACGGGGTCGAGGTGAACCAGTACATCCCGTACGGGTCGAAGTGGTTCCAGTACTTCTACCGTCGCGTCCGCGAACGCAAGGAGAACGCGCTGTTCGCGCTACGGGCGGTGCTCAGTTAG
- a CDS encoding helix-turn-helix domain-containing protein has protein sequence MSQALNAGTRLTIDLWHPNCWAIEATEQTGGGVLAHAIYDTPKMAPESVNGLFTAFGDTNEEVEQLLETIRASEHAGEILELQERFGRARDAPGNVVREFFLEYDPNDMVCPTLLRHGFVHSAPVRIEDGREEWQLCFTGERSEMETALDAVRADAGAEVSVVSITASDGPATRSEREQRLDTLTPTQREVFEEARAAGYYEWPRGCSTRELADRIGISKTTLLEHLRKAEAKLLDP, from the coding sequence ATGAGTCAAGCGCTGAACGCCGGGACACGGTTGACGATCGACCTCTGGCACCCCAACTGCTGGGCGATCGAGGCGACCGAGCAGACCGGAGGCGGTGTGTTAGCCCACGCTATCTACGACACTCCGAAGATGGCTCCCGAGTCGGTCAACGGACTGTTCACGGCGTTTGGCGACACGAACGAGGAGGTAGAGCAACTGCTGGAGACGATCCGCGCGTCCGAACACGCCGGTGAGATACTCGAACTCCAGGAGCGGTTCGGTCGCGCCCGCGACGCCCCCGGCAACGTCGTTCGCGAGTTCTTCCTCGAGTACGACCCCAACGATATGGTCTGTCCGACGCTGTTGCGCCACGGCTTCGTCCACAGCGCTCCCGTCCGCATCGAGGACGGGCGCGAGGAGTGGCAGTTGTGCTTCACCGGGGAGCGGTCGGAGATGGAGACGGCGCTCGACGCCGTCCGCGCGGACGCCGGCGCGGAGGTGTCAGTCGTGTCGATTACCGCGTCGGACGGCCCCGCGACTCGCTCTGAACGTGAACAGCGACTCGACACGCTGACGCCGACCCAGCGAGAGGTGTTCGAGGAGGCCCGTGCGGCGGGCTACTACGAGTGGCCTCGCGGGTGTTCGACGAGAGAACTGGCCGACCGCATCGGCATCTCGAAGACGACGCTGTTGGAGCACCTGCGGAAAGCCGAGGCGAAACTGCTCGACCCCTAA
- a CDS encoding aldehyde dehydrogenase family protein, which translates to MSETYQHYIDGEWTDGTGDETFVSRNPANGDELGEFRRGTEADVDHAVAAADEAFEEWKELSHIDRAEYLWDIYHELKERHEELGEVVTMECGKEISEGKADVTEAWHMVEWAAGDARHPKGDVIPSEIPSKDAYMRRKPRGVVGCITPWNFPVAIPFWHMAVALVEGNTVVFKPAEQTPWCAQILAEMFEDAGVPDGVFNMVQGFGDAGNAIVEDDRVDTVLFTGSAEVGHKIASKVGGEPGKLAACEMGGKNNIVVTEQADLDTAVHSATMSSFKTTGQRCVSSERIVVHEDVYDEFKERFVANAQNVAVGDPLDEDTFMGPLIEEEHKEKVSEYNQLAKDEGVNVLVDREELDDDEIPDGHEDGHWVGPFVYEADPHDDLRCTHEEVFGPHVALLKYSGDIEDAVDIHNDTDYGLAGAIISEDYRQINYFRDNAEIGLAYGNLPCIGAEVHLPFGGVKKSGNGYPSAREVIEAVTERTAWTLNNSKDIEMAQGLSADIKTKED; encoded by the coding sequence ATGTCGGAGACCTACCAGCATTACATCGACGGCGAGTGGACCGACGGCACCGGCGACGAGACGTTCGTCAGCCGAAACCCCGCCAACGGCGACGAACTGGGCGAGTTCCGTCGCGGCACCGAAGCCGACGTCGACCACGCGGTCGCGGCCGCCGACGAGGCGTTCGAAGAGTGGAAGGAACTCTCGCACATCGACCGCGCAGAGTACCTCTGGGACATCTATCACGAACTCAAAGAGCGCCACGAGGAACTCGGCGAGGTCGTGACGATGGAGTGTGGCAAAGAGATCAGCGAGGGGAAAGCCGACGTGACCGAGGCGTGGCACATGGTCGAGTGGGCCGCCGGCGACGCCCGCCACCCGAAAGGTGACGTGATCCCCTCGGAGATTCCGAGCAAGGACGCCTACATGCGCCGGAAGCCGCGCGGCGTCGTCGGCTGTATCACGCCGTGGAACTTCCCGGTCGCCATCCCGTTCTGGCATATGGCCGTCGCCCTCGTTGAGGGGAACACGGTCGTGTTCAAGCCCGCCGAGCAGACGCCGTGGTGCGCGCAGATCCTCGCAGAGATGTTCGAGGACGCCGGCGTCCCGGACGGCGTGTTCAACATGGTGCAGGGCTTCGGCGACGCCGGCAACGCCATCGTCGAGGACGACCGCGTCGACACCGTCCTGTTCACCGGCAGCGCCGAAGTCGGGCACAAGATCGCGAGCAAGGTCGGCGGCGAACCCGGCAAACTCGCGGCGTGTGAGATGGGCGGCAAGAACAACATCGTCGTCACCGAGCAGGCCGACCTCGACACCGCGGTCCACTCCGCGACGATGTCCTCCTTCAAGACGACCGGCCAGCGCTGTGTCTCCTCCGAGCGCATCGTCGTCCACGAGGACGTGTACGACGAGTTCAAAGAGCGGTTCGTCGCCAACGCACAGAACGTCGCCGTCGGCGACCCCCTCGACGAGGACACGTTCATGGGGCCGCTCATCGAAGAAGAGCACAAGGAGAAGGTCTCCGAGTACAACCAACTCGCGAAAGACGAAGGCGTGAACGTCCTCGTCGACCGCGAGGAACTCGACGACGACGAGATTCCCGACGGCCACGAGGACGGCCACTGGGTCGGACCGTTCGTCTACGAGGCGGACCCCCACGACGACCTCCGCTGCACGCACGAGGAGGTCTTCGGCCCGCACGTCGCCCTCCTGAAGTACAGCGGCGACATCGAGGACGCCGTCGATATCCACAACGACACTGACTACGGCCTCGCCGGTGCGATCATCTCCGAGGACTACCGCCAGATCAACTACTTCCGCGACAACGCGGAGATCGGTCTCGCGTACGGCAACCTCCCGTGCATCGGCGCGGAAGTCCACCTGCCGTTCGGCGGCGTCAAGAAGTCCGGCAACGGCTACCCGTCGGCCCGCGAAGTCATCGAGGCCGTCACCGAGCGCACCGCGTGGACGCTCAACAACTCGAAGGACATCGAGATGGCACAGGGCCTCTCGGCGGACATCAAGACGAAAGAGGACTGA
- a CDS encoding Zn-ribbon domain-containing OB-fold protein, whose product MTDLDASDPRTLPGFFDALAEGDLLGGVCADCGQILLPPRPACYACGSRAVDVEPQSPEGTIFSYTEVHAAPPAFAADAPYTVAVVELADGGRLLGRVDADYADVAIGDPVELTVQEPTAEQREAALDYEADWPVHRFELR is encoded by the coding sequence ATGACCGACCTCGACGCGAGCGACCCGCGGACGCTCCCCGGCTTCTTCGACGCCCTCGCGGAGGGCGACCTCTTGGGCGGCGTCTGTGCGGACTGTGGGCAGATCTTGTTGCCGCCGCGGCCAGCGTGCTACGCCTGTGGTAGTCGCGCCGTCGACGTCGAACCGCAGTCGCCGGAGGGGACGATCTTCTCGTACACGGAGGTCCACGCGGCACCACCTGCGTTCGCGGCGGACGCGCCGTACACGGTCGCCGTGGTGGAACTCGCTGACGGCGGCCGCCTCCTCGGGCGCGTGGACGCCGACTACGCCGACGTCGCCATCGGCGACCCGGTCGAACTCACGGTGCAGGAACCGACGGCAGAACAGCGGGAGGCCGCGCTGGACTACGAAGCCGACTGGCCGGTCCACCGCTTCGAACTCCGGTGA
- a CDS encoding thiolase C-terminal domain-containing protein, with the protein MSEPVIASVGASPIGRTDLPGRDLFSVALAEAFDGLPDPAELVEAVYVGNQSESYEHQIMHGTLLAEWAGLRHVPAERVEGCAAAGALALRHAVKDVRNGDHEAVLACGVEKMTSAGTSGATDALSAAFDRAIEQRSGVTAPSQYALLAQRYLHETDATERDLAEIAVKNHANAARNPRAQFPKEIDVATVLESNPVASPLKLYDCAPVGDGAAAVLVTSAELAEDLDRPQVRVAGSGASANNIAVAERDMTDIAGARIAAETAYDEAGIDADAVDIAEVHDAFTVCEALLAEAAGFAPAGMGYQSYLDPAERADGWTDVHLSPSGGLKARGHPIGATGLLQALEAYEQLTGAAGDRAVEGAETALLLNEGGVADAVTVGHVLTTAEEAR; encoded by the coding sequence ATGTCAGAGCCAGTCATCGCGTCGGTGGGTGCCTCACCGATCGGCCGCACGGACCTTCCGGGTCGAGACCTGTTCTCGGTCGCACTCGCGGAGGCGTTCGATGGACTGCCCGACCCTGCCGAACTCGTCGAGGCAGTGTACGTCGGCAACCAGTCGGAGAGCTACGAACACCAGATTATGCACGGGACGCTCCTGGCCGAGTGGGCCGGTCTCCGTCACGTCCCCGCCGAACGCGTCGAGGGGTGTGCCGCCGCGGGGGCGCTCGCGTTGCGCCACGCGGTCAAAGACGTCCGCAACGGCGACCACGAGGCCGTCCTCGCGTGCGGCGTCGAGAAGATGACGTCCGCCGGTACGAGCGGCGCGACGGACGCGCTGTCGGCGGCGTTCGACCGCGCCATCGAGCAGCGCTCCGGCGTCACCGCGCCCAGCCAGTACGCACTGCTGGCCCAGCGGTACCTCCACGAGACGGACGCCACGGAGCGCGATCTGGCCGAGATCGCGGTGAAGAACCACGCCAACGCCGCTCGCAATCCGCGGGCGCAGTTCCCCAAAGAGATCGACGTGGCGACGGTCTTGGAGTCTAACCCCGTCGCCTCGCCGCTGAAACTCTACGACTGTGCGCCGGTCGGAGACGGCGCGGCGGCCGTCCTCGTGACGAGCGCCGAACTGGCCGAGGACCTCGACCGCCCGCAGGTGCGCGTCGCGGGTAGCGGGGCCTCCGCGAACAACATCGCGGTCGCCGAGCGGGATATGACTGACATCGCGGGCGCCCGCATCGCCGCCGAGACTGCCTATGACGAAGCAGGCATCGACGCCGACGCAGTCGACATCGCGGAGGTCCACGACGCGTTCACCGTCTGTGAGGCGCTGCTCGCGGAGGCCGCCGGATTCGCTCCCGCGGGGATGGGCTATCAGAGCTACCTGGACCCCGCAGAGCGGGCCGACGGGTGGACGGACGTGCACCTGAGTCCCAGCGGCGGACTCAAGGCTCGTGGGCATCCAATCGGTGCGACCGGACTCTTGCAGGCGTTGGAAGCGTACGAACAACTCACGGGTGCCGCGGGGGACCGCGCGGTCGAGGGGGCCGAGACGGCCCTGTTGCTCAACGAGGGAGGCGTCGCGGACGCCGTCACTGTTGGACACGTGCTCACCACCGCGGAGGAGGCACGATGA
- a CDS encoding HVO_0234 family beta-propeller protein: MPTIAEKRVFTQRDDVVQVLVASSMGVASVSLSGDIVGEFGIEYRCAASDVAARGDALAVATDDDVLVGAFTPTGHGPAVAVSVTDSEVLAVAPDGTVSTLSGEAAVGGNASDDAPTGDAWTTVGTVEEPRRMDGRLIAAADGVYRRTDDGLTYAGLDDVRDVSDRGVPLAVTDEALYTLGNGWMRDLDAPDGESFGCVVADADGDRALAATETTAYERNDATGTDWVDHAEPGLVDAGFAGRHLVAVTESGEARVYADGNWRGRMLGLPDVQAVAVPGE; encoded by the coding sequence ATGCCGACTATCGCCGAGAAGCGCGTGTTCACGCAGCGCGACGACGTGGTGCAGGTGCTCGTCGCCTCCTCGATGGGCGTCGCGAGCGTCTCGCTGTCGGGCGACATCGTCGGGGAGTTCGGGATCGAATATCGGTGTGCTGCCAGCGACGTGGCCGCCCGCGGCGACGCGCTCGCGGTCGCTACCGACGACGACGTGCTGGTGGGAGCGTTCACACCGACCGGCCACGGCCCCGCAGTCGCCGTGAGCGTCACCGACAGCGAGGTGCTGGCGGTCGCACCTGACGGCACGGTGTCCACGCTCTCGGGTGAGGCGGCCGTCGGTGGCAACGCCAGCGACGACGCGCCGACGGGCGACGCCTGGACGACGGTGGGCACGGTCGAAGAGCCACGACGGATGGACGGCCGGCTTATCGCCGCCGCCGACGGGGTGTACCGCCGGACAGACGACGGCCTCACCTACGCCGGCCTCGACGACGTGCGCGACGTGAGCGACAGGGGCGTACCACTCGCCGTCACCGACGAGGCGCTGTACACGCTCGGCAACGGGTGGATGCGCGACCTAGATGCACCCGACGGCGAGTCGTTCGGGTGTGTCGTCGCCGACGCCGACGGCGACCGCGCACTCGCTGCGACGGAGACGACGGCGTACGAGCGAAACGACGCGACGGGGACCGACTGGGTCGACCACGCCGAGCCTGGACTCGTCGACGCCGGGTTCGCGGGGCGACATCTCGTCGCCGTCACCGAATCGGGGGAGGCACGAGTGTACGCCGACGGCAACTGGCGCGGACGGATGCTCGGGCTGCCAGATGTGCAGGCGGTGGCCGTTCCCGGCGAGTAA
- the prs gene encoding ribose-phosphate diphosphokinase, translating to MIVPGSASQALSAALADETGRALATPEYHWFADGEERASVADYEGESAVVVATTDSNDAFVELLQLQDAVREAGASEVTTVLPYMGYARQDRAFEPGQPVSARAMAQAISTGTDRVVLVTPHEPDVAEFFDVPVDVLDASPLLAGALPTDLTDPLFLGPDESAEGLAVAVRDAYGAGETDFFEKERDYDTGEVTVTPSDASVADRDVVVVDDIIATGSTMSEAVAALHDRDPAAVYTACVHGMLAANARTKLAAAGVKRVLATDTIERECSTVSVAPLVADSL from the coding sequence ATGATCGTACCCGGGTCCGCGTCGCAGGCGCTGTCGGCCGCGCTCGCCGACGAGACGGGTCGTGCGCTCGCCACGCCGGAGTACCACTGGTTCGCCGACGGCGAGGAACGCGCGTCCGTCGCAGACTACGAAGGCGAGTCGGCGGTCGTCGTCGCGACGACCGACTCCAACGACGCGTTCGTCGAACTGCTGCAGTTACAGGACGCCGTCCGCGAGGCCGGCGCGAGTGAGGTGACGACCGTCCTCCCGTACATGGGCTACGCCCGGCAGGACCGCGCGTTCGAACCGGGACAGCCAGTCTCCGCGCGAGCGATGGCGCAGGCCATCTCGACGGGAACCGACCGCGTCGTACTCGTCACGCCGCACGAACCCGACGTGGCGGAGTTCTTCGACGTGCCCGTCGACGTCTTGGACGCCTCGCCGCTGCTCGCGGGGGCGCTCCCCACCGACCTGACGGACCCGCTGTTCCTCGGCCCCGACGAGTCCGCCGAGGGGCTCGCGGTCGCGGTGCGGGACGCCTACGGGGCGGGCGAGACGGACTTCTTCGAGAAGGAACGCGACTACGACACTGGCGAGGTGACCGTGACGCCGAGCGACGCGAGCGTCGCCGATCGGGACGTCGTCGTCGTCGACGACATCATCGCCACCGGGTCGACGATGAGCGAGGCCGTCGCGGCGCTCCACGACCGCGACCCCGCCGCAGTCTACACCGCCTGCGTCCACGGGATGCTCGCGGCCAACGCTCGGACGAAACTCGCCGCCGCGGGCGTGAAGCGTGTCCTCGCGACCGACACCATCGAGCGTGAGTGCAGCACCGTCTCGGTCGCACCGCTCGTGGCCGACTCGTTGTAA
- a CDS encoding DUF2309 domain-containing protein, whose protein sequence is MSTEHTIQDSIDNAATTVGSVWPVHSFVTANPLSGFEDIPFGEAVTQAADLFGGRGYPTPETFRAAIDDGQIDPEILDAELADRGFDGDPVDLLEQMDTGVESTPTDADTDAERVDHVLTKWLSAFLDEGRAEWAMPNRDDGFYSAFRSVAVHDGQVPDEGIVTDLPVSPVEAIESVLGSYPESQWLPIFEEQFAALPGWTGFIKQRSADDGAWQSTYPITLTEYLAVRLALLDAFGVDVEPSTGPDSADADPADELAEAFLSAWEASYRSEVVDSVAAESEALADSDAAGRPDAQLVFCIDTRSEVIRRHVEDTSDYETHGYAGFFGIPMEYQGYDSPVSVDACPPILDPQHRISEMPTDEEAKASHDRWSRLRETAGEVVETLKTNPATAFGYVESAGSGYGLALAARTLVPDRVAALLDAADDTVADDHEFCTPLVHHQHTYAGDLPVGLTHEEQVEYAATAFELMGWTEFARLVVFTGHASETANNPYDSSLDCGACAGNPGGPNARVLATICNDESVKADLRDRGFNVPEDTVFLAGEHNTTTDEVDLFDGDVPESHADDLEQLRADLATARERATAERADAMGAAGASGVSETKRRSADWAETRPEWGLAGNAGFVIGPRGLTSDLDLDGRAFLHSYDYSTDPDGDALEAILTGPMVVTQWINTQYYFSTVDNAVYGSGSKVTQNPVGNVGVYQGNGGDLMTGLPLQSLMADDDTPYHQPLRLSTVVHAPVDRVTDILADHAELTRLLDNDWLSLTVVDPTQEHRAFHYEEELTWSPMAPQVDARQESPAEAPTVADD, encoded by the coding sequence ATGAGCACTGAACACACTATCCAAGACAGTATCGACAACGCGGCGACCACGGTCGGATCGGTCTGGCCCGTCCACTCGTTCGTGACAGCGAACCCGCTGTCCGGCTTCGAGGACATACCGTTCGGCGAGGCCGTCACGCAGGCGGCCGACCTCTTCGGCGGCCGCGGCTACCCGACGCCGGAGACGTTCCGGGCGGCGATCGACGACGGTCAGATCGACCCCGAGATACTCGACGCGGAACTGGCCGACCGCGGCTTCGACGGCGACCCTGTCGACCTCTTGGAGCAGATGGACACCGGTGTCGAGTCGACGCCGACCGACGCCGACACCGACGCCGAACGAGTCGACCACGTACTGACGAAGTGGCTGTCGGCGTTCCTCGACGAGGGCCGGGCGGAGTGGGCGATGCCGAACCGCGACGACGGCTTCTACAGCGCCTTCCGGTCGGTGGCCGTCCACGACGGACAGGTTCCCGACGAGGGCATCGTCACCGACCTCCCGGTGTCACCCGTCGAGGCCATCGAGTCCGTGCTGGGGTCGTACCCCGAGAGTCAGTGGCTGCCCATCTTCGAGGAGCAGTTCGCCGCGCTTCCGGGCTGGACCGGCTTCATCAAGCAGCGGTCGGCCGACGACGGCGCGTGGCAGTCGACCTACCCCATCACGCTGACCGAGTACCTCGCCGTCCGCCTTGCGTTGCTCGACGCGTTCGGCGTCGACGTCGAGCCGTCGACCGGCCCCGACAGCGCGGACGCCGACCCCGCCGACGAACTCGCCGAGGCGTTCTTGAGCGCGTGGGAGGCGAGTTACCGCAGCGAGGTCGTCGACAGCGTCGCCGCCGAGAGTGAGGCGCTCGCAGACAGCGACGCTGCGGGCCGCCCGGACGCACAACTGGTGTTCTGTATCGACACGCGCTCGGAGGTCATCCGCCGCCACGTCGAGGATACCAGCGACTACGAGACGCACGGCTACGCCGGTTTCTTCGGCATTCCGATGGAGTACCAGGGGTACGACTCGCCGGTGTCGGTCGACGCCTGTCCGCCGATCCTCGACCCCCAACACCGCATCTCCGAGATGCCGACCGACGAGGAGGCAAAGGCGAGCCACGACCGCTGGTCGCGCCTCCGTGAGACTGCGGGTGAGGTGGTCGAGACGCTGAAGACCAACCCCGCGACCGCCTTCGGCTACGTCGAGAGCGCCGGGAGCGGCTACGGACTCGCGCTTGCGGCGCGGACGCTCGTCCCCGACCGCGTCGCGGCGCTGCTCGACGCCGCCGATGACACGGTGGCCGACGACCACGAGTTCTGTACGCCACTGGTCCACCACCAACACACGTACGCGGGCGACCTCCCAGTCGGACTGACCCACGAGGAGCAAGTCGAGTACGCCGCGACCGCCTTCGAGTTGATGGGGTGGACGGAGTTCGCTCGCTTGGTTGTCTTCACGGGCCACGCCAGCGAGACGGCGAACAACCCCTACGACTCGAGTCTGGACTGCGGTGCCTGTGCCGGCAACCCCGGCGGCCCGAACGCCCGCGTCCTCGCGACCATCTGTAACGACGAGTCGGTGAAAGCCGACCTCCGCGACCGCGGCTTCAACGTACCCGAGGACACGGTGTTCCTCGCCGGCGAGCACAACACGACGACCGACGAGGTCGACCTGTTCGACGGCGACGTTCCCGAGAGCCACGCGGACGATCTTGAACAACTGCGTGCGGATCTGGCCACCGCCCGCGAACGCGCGACCGCCGAGCGTGCCGACGCGATGGGCGCTGCCGGCGCGTCGGGCGTCAGCGAGACGAAACGCCGCTCTGCCGACTGGGCGGAGACGCGCCCCGAGTGGGGACTGGCCGGCAACGCCGGGTTCGTCATCGGGCCGCGCGGCCTGACGAGCGACCTCGACCTCGACGGGCGGGCGTTCCTCCACTCGTACGACTACTCGACCGACCCCGACGGCGATGCGCTGGAAGCCATCCTCACGGGACCGATGGTCGTCACCCAGTGGATCAACACGCAGTACTACTTCTCGACGGTCGACAACGCCGTCTACGGCAGTGGGTCGAAGGTGACGCAGAACCCCGTCGGGAACGTCGGTGTGTACCAGGGCAACGGCGGGGACCTGATGACGGGCCTCCCGCTCCAGTCGCTGATGGCTGACGACGACACGCCGTACCACCAGCCACTCCGTCTCTCGACGGTCGTCCACGCGCCGGTCGACCGCGTCACCGACATCTTAGCCGACCACGCGGAACTGACCCGGTTGCTCGACAACGACTGGCTCTCGCTGACGGTCGTCGACCCGACGCAGGAGCACCGCGCGTTCCACTACGAGGAGGAACTGACGTGGTCGCCGATGGCTCCGCAGGTCGACGCACGGCAGGAGTCGCCGGCCGAAGCGCCGACGGTCGCCGACGACTGA
- a CDS encoding proton-conducting transporter transmembrane domain-containing protein, with amino-acid sequence MSGRTSNQTVGALPDTTVDSPSVPAVLTWLVWSLFAASVVVLAARVRLDGAWEVPGVAAIDGLTVLLWVVVTFFSGIVHSYSRRYLAGSAYQTGFFIGVFGFTLAVMGLVAADHVALFGFLWLAMGLVMAKLIGVVDGWPQAQAAGAVARRYFLASSALLGVALTALWWATGETTVSGIAAAADGLGGPVWLIAAAALVLAAMMQSALVPFHTWLLSSMTPPTPASALMHAGFVNAGGILLVRFAPVVTVDATLMLGVVVVGAVSALLGKLLKSVQSDIKSELGCSTVGQMGFMIMQAGLGFFGAAITHLILHGFYKAYYFLSSGGRVERTAPTGRDRHETTFADVAVVVVTGLAGGALFALLTGKGTSVDSGLLLALFVVLTTLHAARSVVERTALSATARYAAVPLAFLPALTVYALVYQAISGVLSGLPVVSAPAELSALHVVVAVGFLAVYVAMEAGLHERSHRLYVALLNASQPASSTVLTSTEEYNEH; translated from the coding sequence ATGTCAGGACGCACCTCGAACCAAACGGTCGGAGCGCTTCCGGACACGACGGTCGACTCGCCGTCTGTGCCCGCCGTACTAACGTGGCTCGTGTGGTCGCTGTTCGCCGCGAGCGTCGTCGTCCTGGCCGCCCGAGTCCGACTCGACGGTGCGTGGGAGGTGCCCGGTGTGGCCGCCATCGACGGCCTGACCGTGTTGTTGTGGGTGGTGGTCACCTTCTTCAGCGGTATCGTCCACAGCTACTCTCGCCGCTATCTGGCCGGGAGCGCCTACCAGACTGGGTTCTTCATCGGCGTCTTCGGATTCACGCTCGCCGTGATGGGCCTCGTCGCCGCCGACCACGTCGCACTGTTCGGATTCCTGTGGCTGGCGATGGGCCTCGTGATGGCGAAACTCATTGGTGTCGTCGACGGCTGGCCGCAAGCACAGGCCGCTGGGGCCGTCGCCCGCCGGTACTTCCTCGCCAGCAGTGCGCTCCTCGGGGTCGCGCTGACGGCGCTGTGGTGGGCGACCGGGGAGACGACCGTCTCGGGAATCGCCGCGGCCGCAGACGGCCTCGGCGGGCCGGTGTGGCTGATCGCCGCCGCGGCGCTCGTCCTCGCTGCGATGATGCAGTCCGCACTCGTCCCGTTCCACACCTGGTTGCTCTCCTCGATGACCCCCCCGACGCCCGCCTCGGCGCTGATGCACGCGGGGTTCGTCAACGCGGGCGGCATCCTGCTGGTCCGCTTCGCGCCGGTCGTGACCGTCGACGCCACCCTGATGCTCGGTGTCGTCGTCGTCGGTGCGGTGAGCGCCCTCCTCGGGAAACTGCTCAAGTCCGTCCAGTCGGACATCAAGTCCGAACTGGGCTGTTCGACGGTCGGGCAGATGGGCTTCATGATTATGCAGGCCGGCCTCGGCTTCTTCGGGGCCGCCATCACGCACCTCATCCTGCACGGCTTCTACAAGGCGTACTACTTCCTGAGTTCGGGCGGGCGTGTCGAGCGCACGGCCCCGACCGGACGTGACCGCCACGAGACGACGTTCGCGGACGTCGCCGTCGTCGTGGTCACTGGCCTCGCGGGCGGCGCGCTGTTCGCACTCCTCACTGGGAAGGGAACGAGCGTCGACAGCGGCCTTCTGCTCGCGCTGTTCGTCGTGCTGACGACGCTGCACGCGGCCCGCAGCGTCGTCGAACGCACCGCGCTTTCGGCGACGGCACGCTACGCCGCGGTCCCGCTGGCGTTCCTCCCGGCCCTCACCGTCTACGCACTCGTCTATCAGGCTATCTCCGGCGTCCTCTCCGGGCTTCCGGTCGTCTCGGCACCGGCGGAGTTGAGCGCGCTCCACGTCGTCGTCGCCGTCGGCTTCCTCGCGGTGTACGTCGCGATGGAGGCTGGACTGCACGAGCGGAGTCACCGCCTCTACGTCGCGCTGTTGAACGCGAGTCAACCCGCCTCCAGCACCGTGCTGACCAGCACGGAGGAGTACAATGAGCACTGA